From the Malus domestica chromosome 17, GDT2T_hap1 genome, one window contains:
- the LOC103425906 gene encoding uncharacterized protein isoform X1: MGAVTSSMAAKFAFFPPSPPSYGVEKEEDSGKLKMTGVGTRENVDVLKLRTKRGNDVVAVYIRNPSAKLTVLHSHGNAADLGQMYELFSELSLHLRVNLLGYDYSGYGQSTGKPSEQNTYADVEAAYRCLVERYGAKEEDIILYGQSVGSGPTLDLATRLPRLRAVVLHSPIMSGLRVMYPVKRTYWFDIYKNIDKIPLVSCPVLVIHGTADDVVDWSHGKQLWDNCKEKYEPLWIKGGNHCDLELYPQYIKHVKKFVSTIEKYPHLRNKSGPVTGQPENPRKSTDIREKSCSSTDHKENCRPSTDHIENPRLSTDRRERSRASTDKRERTRKSMDQPEKASNSVDQPERARNSIDRFGEMFRSVGLCNIDCFKPTATSA; this comes from the exons ATGGGGGCAGTGACGTCATCAATGGCGGCCAAGTTCGCGTTTTTCCCGCCGAGCCCGCCGTCGTACGGggtggagaaggaggaggataGTGGGAAGCTGAAGATGACCGGGGTGGGGACTAGGGAAAACGTCGACGTCTTGAAGCTGAGGACCAAGAGAGGGAACGACGTCGTGGCGGTGTACATAAGGAATCCGTCGGCGAAGCTTACTGTTCTGCACTCGCATGGGAACGCGGCTGATCTGGGTCAGATGTACGAGTTGTTCAGTGAGCTGAGTCTTCACCTCCGAGTCAACTTGTTGGG GTATGATTATTCGGGCTACGGACAGTCCACTGGGAAG CCGAGTGAGCAAAACACTTATGCAGACGTAGAAGCTGCATATAGATGCCTTGTGGAGAGGTACGGTGCGAAGGAGGAGGATATTATTTTATATGGGCAATCAGTTGGTAGTGGGCCTACTCTCGATTTAGCAACCCGGTTACCAAGATTGAGGGCAGTGGTTCTTCACAGTCCGATCATGTCTGGTCTTCGTGTCATGTATCCAGTGAAGCGAACATATTGGTTTGACATTTATAAG AACATTGACAAAATACCCTTGGTCAGTTGTCCCGTTCTGGTGATTCAT GGGACGGCTGATGATGTTGTGGATTGGTCTCATGGCAAGCAGCTTTGGGATAATTGTAAGGAGAAGTATGAGCCATTATGGATAAAAGGAGGTAATCATTGTGACTTGGAGCTCTACCCACAGTACATAAAGCATGTCAAAAAGTTCGTATCGACCATTGAGAAATATCCACATCTGAGGAATAAATCAGGGCCAGTTACAGGTCAACCAGAAAATCCGCGGAAAAGCACTGACATCAGGGAGAAATCTTGTTCCAGCACAGATCACAAAGAGAATTGTAGACCAAGTACCGATCATATAGAAAACCCCAGGTTAAGTACAGATCGTAGAGAGAGGTCAAGGGCCAGCACtgataagagagagagaacaagaAAGAGTATGGACCAACCTGAAAAAGCAAGTAATAGCGTAGATCAGCCAGAGAGAGCAAGAAATAGCATTGACCG CTTCGGCGAGATGTTCAGATCAGTTGGATTGTGCAATATTGATTGTTTTAAGCCCACAGCTACCAGTGCGTGA
- the LOC103425906 gene encoding uncharacterized protein isoform X2, protein MGAVTSSMAAKFAFFPPSPPSYGVEKEEDSGKLKMTGVGTRENVDVLKLRTKRGNDVVAVYIRNPSAKLTVLHSHGNAADLGQMYELFSELSLHLRVNLLGYDYSGYGQSTGKPSEQNTYADVEAAYRCLVERYGAKEEDIILYGQSVGSGPTLDLATRLPRLRAVVLHSPIMSGLRVMYPVKRTYWFDIYKNIDKIPLVSCPVLVIHMLWIGLMASSFGIIVRRSMSHYG, encoded by the exons ATGGGGGCAGTGACGTCATCAATGGCGGCCAAGTTCGCGTTTTTCCCGCCGAGCCCGCCGTCGTACGGggtggagaaggaggaggataGTGGGAAGCTGAAGATGACCGGGGTGGGGACTAGGGAAAACGTCGACGTCTTGAAGCTGAGGACCAAGAGAGGGAACGACGTCGTGGCGGTGTACATAAGGAATCCGTCGGCGAAGCTTACTGTTCTGCACTCGCATGGGAACGCGGCTGATCTGGGTCAGATGTACGAGTTGTTCAGTGAGCTGAGTCTTCACCTCCGAGTCAACTTGTTGGG GTATGATTATTCGGGCTACGGACAGTCCACTGGGAAG CCGAGTGAGCAAAACACTTATGCAGACGTAGAAGCTGCATATAGATGCCTTGTGGAGAGGTACGGTGCGAAGGAGGAGGATATTATTTTATATGGGCAATCAGTTGGTAGTGGGCCTACTCTCGATTTAGCAACCCGGTTACCAAGATTGAGGGCAGTGGTTCTTCACAGTCCGATCATGTCTGGTCTTCGTGTCATGTATCCAGTGAAGCGAACATATTGGTTTGACATTTATAAG AACATTGACAAAATACCCTTGGTCAGTTGTCCCGTTCTGGTGATTCAT ATGTTGTGGATTGGTCTCATGGCAAGCAGCTTTGGGATAATTGTAAGGAGAAGTATGAGCCATTATGGATAA
- the LOC103425905 gene encoding DNA-directed RNA polymerase 2B, chloroplastic/mitochondrial-like translates to MSCIQTPFPPANTTKNCAFQIPIVFHKSPSMISTSLWRNLAKQVISGNQRCRLNSQSISRAYSLLRFSRESVFSENFKAFETGSCLKGFPEVGFCRKGEISSGEGYMGNPSLGSVRNPIGFNGFFPKGYASVAEAVSSTDAEEDVSVVDEVQELLQQMSKEGKRQTDHWRRMRQRRVRGMGQAKYLALKRRQIKIETEAWERAAKEYRELMMDMCEHKLAPNLPYMKSLFLGWFEPLRNAIEHEQNLCRKGKNKAAYAPYFDQLPADMMSVITMHKLMGLLMTGGEHGTCRVVAAACTIGEAIEQEVRIHNFLEQTRKKKVNKDEENRESDDVMKEQEKLNKKVTKLMKKQKLRAVRHIVRKYDASKPWSLEAKAKVGSRLIELLIQTAFIQPPADQSADSPPDIRPAFVHTLTTVTKDPKNTTSRRFGVIQCNPLVLKGLEKTASHMVIPYMPMLVPPVNWTGYDRGGYFFLPSYVMRTHGAKQQREAIKKIPRQQLEPVFKALDTLGNTRWRVNKRVLNVVDRIWASGGRLADLVDRDNVPLPDEPDTDDEILLKKWKWKVKSAKKENMERHSQRCDLELKLTVARKMKDEEGFYYPHNLDFRGRAYPMHPYLNHLGSDLSRGILEFAEGRPLGKSGLRWLKIHLANLYGSGVDKLSREGRIAFIESHLDDIFDSVDRPLEGRRWWLKAEDPFQCLAVCINLAEALRSSSPETFISHIPIHQDGSCNGLQHYAALGRDKLGAAAVNLVAGEKPADVYSGIAARVLEIMRRDAQKDPAVFPEALRAKVLVDQVDRKLVKQTVMTSVYGVTYIGARDQIKRRLKERTAISDDVELFSCACYAAKITLTALGEMFEAARSIMSWLGECAKIIASENEPVRWTTPLGLPVVQPYRKFGRHLIKTSLQVLTLQQETEKVMVKRQRTAFPPNFVHSLDSSHMMMTAVSCKRAGLNFAGVHDSYWTHACDVDEMNRILREKFVELYETPILENLLESFQQSFPTLTFPPLPERGDFDLRDVLESPYFFN, encoded by the exons ATGTCCTGCATCCAAACCCCATTTCCCCCTGCAAATACCACCAAGAATTGCGCATTTCAAATCCCCATAGTTTTCCACAAGAGCCCATCAATGATATCCACTAGTTTGTGGAGAAACTTGGCTAAGCAGGTCATTTCCGGGAACCAGAGGTGTCGTCTGAATTCACAGTCTATTTCTAGAGCTTATAGCCTTCTGAGGTTTTCCCGGGAATCTGTTTTCTCGGAAAATTTCAAGGCTTTTGAGACGGGTTCTTGCTTAAAGGGTTTTCCGGAGGTGGGTTTTTGCAGGAAAGGTGAGATTTCTTCAGGTGAGGGTTATATGGGGAATCCAAGTTTGGGGTCTGTGAGGAATCCGATTGGGTTTAATGGGTTTTTCCCCAAAGGGTATGCAAGCGTCGCGGAGGCGGTTTCTTCCACTGATGCCGAGGAGGATGTGtctgttgttgatgaagttcaAGAGCTATTGCAGCAAATGAGTAAAGAGGGCAAGAGGCAGACGGATCATTGGCGGCGGATGCGGCAGAGGAGAGTGAGAGGAATGGGGCAGGCGAAGTACCTTGCGCTAAAGAGAAGACAGATAAAGATTGAGACTGAAGCATGGGAACGGGCGGCGAAGGAGTATAGGGAGCTTATGATGGACATGTGTGAGCACAAGTTAGCTCCCAATTTGCCATACATGAAGTCTTTGTTTCTTGGTTGGTTTGAGCCTCTGCGCAATGCCATTGAACACGAGCAAAACCTGTGCCGGAAGGGGAAGAATAAGGCAGCCTATGCGCCTTATTTTGATCAGTTACCGGCTGATATGATGTCGGTTATTACAATGCATAAGCTGATGGGATTGTTGATGACTGGAGGCGAACATGGAACTTGCAGGGTGGTAGCAGCTGCTTGCACCATAGGTGAAGCCATTGAGCAGGAG GTTAGAATACACAATTTTTTGGAACAGACGAGAAAGAAAAAGGTCAACAAGGATGAGGAAAACCGAGAGTCTGATGATGTAATGAAGGAACAAGAGAAGCTGAATAAAAAGGttacgaaattgatgaaaaagcAAAAACTGCGAGCAGTGAGACATATAGTGAGGAAATATGATGCTTCAAAACCCTGGAGCCTGGAAGCCAAGGCTAAG GTCGGCAGTCGTCTGATTGAACTGTTGATTCAAACGGCTTTTATACAACCTCCGGCCGATCAGTCAGCAGATTCTCCACCAGATATACGACCTGCATTTGTACACACACTTACGACTGTCACAAAAGATCCAAA GAATACCACCAGCAGAAGATTTGGTGTTATTCAATGCAACCCTCTTGTTCTCAAAGGCCTTGAGAAAACA GCAAGCCACATGGTGATTCCTTATATGCCAATGTTGGTACCACCAGTCAACTGGACAGG TTATGATAGAGGAGGTTACTTTTTTCTACCATCCTATGTCATGCGCACTCATGGAGCTAAACAGCAGCGTGAAGCAATTAAGAAGATCCCAAGGCAGCAACTGGAACCAGTTTTTAAG GCCCTGGACACACTTGGAAATACCAGATGGAGGGTTAATAAGAGGGTACTTAATGTTGTAGATAGAATATGGGCTAGTGGAGGCCGTCTCGCTGATTTGGTGGACCGTGATAAT GTTCCATTACCAGATGAACCAGATACTGATGATGAAATACTGCTTAAGAAATGGAAATGGAAGGTGAAGTCTGCGAAGAAAGAGAACATGGAGAGGCATTCACAGCGTTGTGACTTGGAGCTTAAACTAACT GTAGCACGGAAGATGAAGGATGAAGAAGGTTTTTATTATCCACACAATCTTGACTTTCGGGGCCGTGCATATCCTATGCACCCATACTTAAATCATCTTGGTTCAGATCTATCCCGGGGTATTTTGGAGTTTGCAGAGGGACGCCCCCTTGGAAAGTCAGGCTTACGTTGGCTAAAGATACACTTGGCAAATCTGTATGGGAGCGGTGTGGACAAATTATCTCGCGAGGGTCGAATAGCATTTATAGAGAGTCATTTAGATGATATATTTGATTCTGTGGACAGACCACTAGAAGGAAGACGCTGGTGGTTGAAGGCAGAAGATCCATTTCAGTGCTTGGCTGTGTGCATTAACCTTGCGGAAGCTTTGAGAAGCTCTTCTCCAGAGACTTTTATTTCACATATTCCCATACATCAG GATGGCTCTTGCAATGGTTTACAACACTATGCTGCCCTTGGAAGAGACAAG TTGGGAGCAGCTGCCGTCAATCTTGTTGCAGGAGAGAAGCCTGCAGATGTATACTCAGGAATAGCTGCTAG GGTACTGGAAATCATGCGAAGGGATGCACAGAAGGATCCTGCAGTTTTTCCAGAGGCATTGCGTGCAAAAGTATTAGTAGATCAG GTGGATAGAAAATTGGTGAAGCAGACAGTGATGACGTCAGTATATGGTGTCACTTACATCGGTGCTCGGGATCAAATCAAGAGGAGGTTGAAGGAACGCACTGCCATTTCAGATGACGTAGAGCTTTTTAGCTGTGCTTGTTATGCTGCAAAG ATCACCTTAACTGCTCTAGGTGAGATGTTTGAAGCTGCACGAAGTATCATGAGCTGGCTTGGTGAATGTGCAAAA ATAATTGCATCTGAAAATGAGCCAGTACGATGGACAACTCCGCTTGGACTTCCAGTTGTGCAACCTTACCGTAAATTCGGCAGGCATCTT ATTAAAACTTCCCTTCAAGTTTTGACGTTACAGCAAGAAACAGAAAAG GTCATGGTCAAGAGGCAGCGGACAGCGTTCccaccaaattttgttcattccCTCGATagttctcatatgatgatgactGCGGTTTCCTGTAAAAGGGCAGGCTTAAACTTTGCAG GAGTTCATGACTCGTACTGGACACACGCTTGTGATGTGGATGAAATGAACAGAATACTTCGTGAAAAGTTTGTCGAACTATATGAGACTCCAATACTAGAGAAT TTGTTGGAGAGCTTTCAGCAGTCCTTTCCCACATTAACTTTCCCTCCCTTGCCCGAGCGGGGTGACTTTGATTTAAGGGACGTGTTAGAGTCGCCTTATTTCTTCAACTGA